A portion of the Actinomycetota bacterium genome contains these proteins:
- the gcvPB gene encoding aminomethyl-transferring glycine dehydrogenase subunit GcvPB, with the protein MLFGDRTATEPLIFERSSPGRRAATLPALDIEERPVEELLAGVELARAPTPLPEVSEREIVSHYTRLSQRNHGIDLGYYPLGSCTMKYNPKVSERVAALPGFAALHPATPASRAQGTLAVLHEIEALVCELTGMHAATLQPSAGAQGELVGLMIMRAYHEDRGGPRRRVIIPDSAHGTNPASVTLGGYETVTVPSNDRGQVDVDVLADLVDDDVAGLMLTNPNTLGLFETSIERIAELLHAVGALLYYDGANFNAILGRVRPGDMGFDIVHLNVHKTFATPHGGGGPGGGPVGVAERLAPYLPGPTVARRDDGTYGWEVPERSIGRVHGWYGNVAIMVRALTYLLAHGGEELRRVSELAVLNANYLAARVEAGYRLAFGGRPMHEFVVVPPDGLDNMDLAKRLIDLGFHPPTVSFPLIVPNCFMVEPTETETPETLDAFADAMLQAADDARHRPDSVRRAPVTTPVGRLDEARAARDLRPRWQPDEPDGQDARGVAAGRRRNAPG; encoded by the coding sequence ATGCTGTTCGGGGATCGGACCGCCACGGAGCCGTTGATCTTCGAACGCTCGTCGCCGGGTCGGCGAGCCGCCACGCTGCCGGCCCTCGACATCGAGGAGCGGCCGGTGGAAGAGCTGCTGGCGGGTGTGGAGCTGGCACGAGCGCCGACACCGTTGCCCGAGGTCAGCGAGCGTGAGATCGTCTCGCACTACACCCGTCTGTCGCAGCGCAACCACGGCATCGACCTGGGCTACTACCCGCTGGGCTCGTGCACCATGAAGTACAACCCGAAGGTGTCCGAGCGGGTGGCTGCGCTGCCGGGCTTCGCGGCGCTGCACCCGGCCACGCCGGCGTCGCGCGCGCAAGGCACCCTTGCGGTGCTGCACGAGATCGAAGCCCTCGTCTGCGAGCTGACCGGGATGCACGCCGCGACCCTGCAGCCGTCGGCCGGCGCCCAGGGTGAGCTGGTGGGGCTGATGATCATGCGGGCCTACCACGAGGACCGTGGCGGTCCCCGCAGACGCGTGATCATCCCCGATTCGGCTCACGGCACGAACCCCGCATCGGTGACGCTGGGCGGGTACGAGACGGTCACGGTGCCCTCGAACGACCGCGGACAGGTCGACGTGGATGTCCTGGCCGACCTCGTCGACGACGACGTCGCGGGGCTGATGCTCACCAACCCCAACACCCTGGGGCTGTTCGAGACATCGATCGAGCGGATCGCCGAGCTGCTGCATGCGGTCGGGGCGCTCCTGTACTACGACGGGGCGAACTTCAACGCCATCCTCGGCCGGGTCCGCCCGGGCGACATGGGGTTCGACATCGTCCACCTCAACGTGCACAAGACGTTCGCGACCCCACACGGCGGCGGCGGCCCCGGCGGTGGGCCGGTGGGAGTCGCCGAGCGGCTGGCCCCGTACCTGCCGGGCCCCACCGTCGCCCGCCGCGACGATGGCACGTACGGCTGGGAAGTGCCCGAGCGGTCGATCGGGCGGGTCCACGGCTGGTACGGCAACGTCGCGATCATGGTCCGGGCGTTGACGTACCTGCTGGCGCACGGTGGTGAGGAGCTGCGTCGCGTCTCGGAGTTGGCGGTCCTCAACGCCAACTACCTCGCCGCCCGGGTCGAGGCCGGCTACCGCCTGGCCTTCGGAGGCCGGCCGATGCACGAGTTCGTGGTGGTGCCACCCGATGGGCTGGACAACATGGACCTGGCCAAGCGGCTGATCGATCTGGGGTTCCACCCCCCGACCGTTTCCTTCCCGCTGATCGTCCCCAACTGCTTCATGGTCGAGCCGACCGAGACGGAGACCCCCGAGACCCTCGACGCCTTCGCCGACGCCATGCTGCAGGCGGCGGATGACGCTCGCCACCGTCCCGACTCAGTCCGGCGCGCGCCGGTCACAACGCCGGTCGGGCGCCTGGACGAAGCCCGTGCGGCGCGCGACCTGCGTCCGCGGTGGCAGCCGGACGAGCCCGACGGGCAGGACGCGCGCGGGGTCGCCGCGGGACGGCGCCGCAACGCCCCCGGCTGA
- a CDS encoding cation:proton antiporter: MDVLQLPLTHPAFVFIVVFGVMLVAPIAAERLGVPGLIGLIVAGTFVGPHTTGLLEREGVIEVLGDAGLLYLMFLVGLDLDRESFAEHRRPSLVFAAATFVIPMLLVTGAGVGLGLSLVGALIVASAFTSHTPITYPLVQRLGLARNPAVIATIGATLISTVGALLVFAIVAAIGDDVAPPVFWIQLVAILVVFLFLVLRGLPRLTKWFFAGLGQDRIARFVFVLVVLFGSAALAEITGIQAIVGAFLAGFGVAKFVPAGSWLRDRVEFLGQSFLVPVFLVSTGMIIDPIAVVTAPERIALGLGLTVAAFGAKTAAAGVTARVLGYSRPELGMMISLTGAQAAGALAVTLVAVEVGLLQERALDAVILVILLTCIGSVLIGERSAPRMQRPARKIPPLGRTVVVPIANPHSVGPLAELAGLIAVGDGGEVLAVNVLGFEASREQLDEHRTATEAAEKLARSRGADARSLVRIDSSPSEGVLHTVVENDASCVLLGWKGYANARENFFGGIIDTVLRQVRVTALVCRPGTDEAVERIVLAVTRADLTPAGRLDLDLSIEVATRLADEGGVPLLVIMPVNDKGVRERLGEQRETNRVLDPRRPTESLPQRTLEGDIVVLGTPPTRPGIGHNSERIARSVPDRTVIVAVRR; encoded by the coding sequence GTGGATGTGCTACAGCTGCCGCTGACGCACCCTGCGTTCGTCTTCATCGTCGTCTTCGGCGTGATGCTCGTCGCGCCGATCGCTGCTGAACGCCTCGGCGTTCCCGGGCTCATCGGGCTCATCGTCGCGGGAACCTTCGTCGGACCGCATACGACCGGGTTGCTCGAACGCGAGGGCGTCATTGAGGTGCTCGGCGACGCCGGACTCCTCTATCTCATGTTCCTCGTCGGGCTCGACCTCGACCGCGAAAGCTTCGCGGAGCACCGGCGCCCGTCCCTGGTGTTCGCGGCGGCGACGTTCGTCATTCCGATGCTGCTCGTTACCGGCGCCGGCGTGGGCCTGGGTCTGTCGCTCGTGGGGGCGCTCATCGTCGCGTCCGCGTTCACGTCGCACACGCCGATCACCTACCCGCTCGTGCAGCGGCTCGGGCTCGCGCGCAACCCGGCGGTCATCGCGACGATCGGCGCGACGCTCATCTCGACCGTGGGGGCACTTCTCGTCTTCGCGATCGTCGCCGCGATCGGCGACGATGTCGCGCCTCCGGTGTTCTGGATCCAGCTCGTCGCGATCCTGGTGGTCTTCCTCTTCCTCGTTCTCCGGGGTCTGCCCCGGCTCACCAAATGGTTCTTCGCCGGACTCGGCCAGGACCGCATCGCGCGGTTCGTCTTCGTGCTCGTCGTTCTCTTCGGTTCGGCCGCGCTCGCGGAGATCACCGGAATCCAGGCGATCGTCGGCGCGTTCCTCGCCGGCTTCGGCGTCGCGAAATTCGTGCCGGCGGGGAGCTGGCTGCGCGACCGCGTCGAGTTCCTCGGCCAGTCGTTCCTCGTGCCGGTGTTCCTGGTATCCACCGGCATGATCATCGATCCGATCGCCGTCGTGACCGCTCCCGAACGTATCGCGCTCGGGCTCGGCCTCACCGTGGCAGCCTTCGGAGCGAAGACGGCGGCGGCCGGGGTGACGGCGAGGGTCCTCGGCTACAGCCGCCCGGAGCTCGGGATGATGATCTCTCTCACCGGAGCTCAGGCGGCGGGTGCCCTCGCGGTCACGCTCGTCGCCGTGGAGGTGGGCCTCCTCCAGGAGCGTGCGCTCGACGCGGTCATCCTCGTCATCCTTCTCACCTGCATCGGGAGCGTGCTGATCGGGGAGCGCTCCGCTCCGAGGATGCAACGCCCTGCGCGCAAGATCCCACCGCTGGGAAGGACGGTGGTGGTCCCGATCGCGAACCCGCATTCGGTCGGTCCGCTCGCGGAACTCGCGGGTCTCATCGCGGTCGGCGACGGCGGCGAGGTGCTCGCGGTCAACGTCCTCGGGTTCGAAGCGTCACGTGAGCAGCTGGACGAGCATCGCACCGCCACCGAGGCGGCGGAGAAACTCGCTCGCAGCCGCGGAGCCGACGCTCGTTCGCTCGTCCGCATCGACTCGTCGCCCTCCGAAGGGGTGCTCCACACGGTCGTGGAGAACGACGCCTCCTGCGTGCTACTCGGGTGGAAGGGCTACGCCAACGCGCGCGAGAACTTCTTCGGTGGGATCATCGACACGGTCCTGCGCCAGGTCCGCGTGACCGCTCTGGTCTGCCGGCCCGGGACCGACGAGGCGGTCGAGCGGATCGTGCTCGCCGTCACCCGCGCCGACCTCACCCCGGCGGGACGTCTGGACCTCGACCTCTCCATCGAGGTGGCGACCCGACTCGCCGACGAAGGCGGGGTCCCTCTGCTGGTGATCATGCCGGTGAACGACAAGGGAGTTCGCGAGCGGCTCGGAGAGCAACGTGAGACCAACCGGGTCCTCGATCCGCGCCGCCCGACCGAGTCGCTTCCGCAGCGCACCCTGGAAGGCGACATCGTCGTGTTGGGCACACCACCGACCCGTCCCGGGATCGGTCACAACTCCGAGCGGATCGCCCGCTCGGTTCCAGATCGCACCGTGATCGTGGCCGTGCGGCGGTGA
- a CDS encoding response regulator transcription factor, producing MAEGGVTVTLVIVDDNAGIRTLLRALARRDPRLDVVGEAEHGAEAIDVVRRFQPDVVILDVMMPVMDGLEAIPGILQASPRTRIVMYSAYAESRDEAMRRGAHGWCLKGEPWDTMSDIIFAQIQVRDGTAPA from the coding sequence GTGGCGGAGGGTGGGGTGACGGTCACCCTGGTGATCGTCGATGACAACGCGGGTATCCGCACGCTGCTGCGTGCACTGGCCAGACGTGATCCGCGCCTTGACGTGGTGGGCGAGGCTGAGCACGGCGCCGAGGCGATCGATGTGGTGCGCCGCTTCCAACCCGACGTGGTCATCCTCGACGTGATGATGCCGGTGATGGACGGGTTGGAGGCGATCCCCGGGATCCTTCAGGCCTCCCCCCGCACACGGATCGTGATGTACTCCGCCTACGCCGAGTCCCGCGACGAGGCGATGCGGCGGGGAGCCCACGGCTGGTGCCTGAAAGGCGAGCCGTGGGACACGATGTCGGACATCATCTTCGCGCAGATCCAGGTGCGTGACGGGACGGCGCCGGCCTGA
- a CDS encoding deoxyribonuclease IV — MRVGAHVSSKTPLPAAAERGADAVQFFLSNPKGWRIPKTRDDADELVASNLPVYIHAPYLINIPATNPRVRHPSRKLLQETCIAAAAIGAEAVIVHGGHCELEEQPEVGFARWRKALEQLETEVPVYIENTAGGQNAMCRHFDVLGRLWEAVSDLDVPLGFCLDTCHTHAAGEDLSTAVQRVKELIGRIDLVHCNDSKDAPGTGRDRHENLGRGRIEPELLVAAVREAGAPVIVETPGDSPADQSADITWLREQL; from the coding sequence ATGCGTGTCGGTGCCCACGTCTCGTCCAAGACCCCGCTGCCTGCCGCCGCCGAACGCGGCGCCGACGCGGTCCAGTTCTTCCTCAGCAACCCCAAGGGGTGGCGCATCCCCAAGACCCGCGACGACGCCGACGAGCTGGTCGCCTCCAACCTCCCCGTGTACATCCACGCCCCGTACCTGATCAACATCCCGGCGACGAACCCCCGGGTGCGGCACCCCTCGCGGAAGCTGCTGCAGGAGACGTGCATCGCGGCTGCGGCCATCGGCGCGGAAGCGGTCATCGTCCACGGCGGACATTGCGAGCTCGAAGAGCAACCCGAGGTGGGCTTCGCGCGGTGGCGGAAGGCCCTGGAGCAGCTCGAGACCGAGGTGCCGGTGTACATCGAGAACACCGCCGGCGGTCAGAACGCGATGTGCCGCCACTTCGACGTGCTCGGCCGGCTGTGGGAAGCCGTCTCCGACCTGGACGTGCCGCTGGGCTTCTGCCTCGACACCTGCCACACCCACGCGGCAGGTGAGGACCTGTCCACGGCGGTGCAACGGGTCAAGGAGTTGATCGGTCGCATCGACCTCGTCCACTGCAACGACTCGAAGGACGCACCCGGAACGGGCCGGGATCGTCACGAGAACCTGGGCCGGGGCCGCATCGAACCGGAGCTGCTGGTCGCCGCGGTCCGCGAAGCGGGCGCCCCCGTCATCGTCGAGACGCCCGGAGACTCCCCCGCCGACCAGTCGGCCGACATCACGTGGCTACGCGAGCAGCTGTAG
- the gcvPA gene encoding aminomethyl-transferring glycine dehydrogenase subunit GcvPA: MRHARLGCCRPRRPPCTAPVSSLRRRASAVGGCPLGAARTRRSRVQFAPHTAEDVARMLEVLGLESLDDLFAHIPDSVRARRAIHLPDALSEDEVVRRMQGYARRNDADLVCFAGGGAYDHYVPAVIPAILSRGELYTSYTPYQPEVSQGVLQALFEYQTVICQVTGLEVSNASLYDGASAAAEAVNMAIGATGHSRAVLAGGVPPATAEVIRTFAHPRGLDVTDAPLAGDGRSDVADLPQTTAAYVLAQPNHLGVIEDVRAHAAAAQAVGARFVVAYDATAAGLLPRPGEQGADLVVGDGLQLGNGLNFGGPSFGFLAARLTDVRRLPGRLVGETVDMRGTRGYVLTLQAREQHIRREKATSNICTNQTLNALAGLLYLVWLGPRGLAELATSCLQRAHHLARRLTAVQRVRLAVSAPFFKEFALRVPGDPATFVERIADEGYLVGPVVEGGAADGAVLVAVTERRTAQEADGLVQAVSRVAKEAA, encoded by the coding sequence ATGCGGCACGCGCGGCTCGGCTGTTGCCGTCCGCGACGTCCGCCGTGCACGGCGCCCGTCAGCTCGCTTCGACGGCGCGCGAGCGCTGTGGGAGGATGCCCGCTCGGTGCGGCTCGCACCAGGAGGTCCCGCGTGCAGTTCGCCCCGCACACCGCCGAAGACGTCGCCCGCATGCTGGAGGTCCTCGGCCTCGAGTCGCTCGACGACCTGTTCGCGCACATCCCCGACTCGGTCCGTGCGCGACGCGCGATCCACCTGCCCGATGCCCTGTCCGAGGACGAGGTCGTCCGACGCATGCAGGGCTACGCGCGGCGCAACGACGCCGACCTGGTCTGTTTCGCCGGCGGGGGCGCCTACGACCACTACGTCCCGGCGGTGATCCCCGCGATCCTGTCCCGTGGGGAGCTGTACACCAGCTACACCCCGTACCAGCCGGAGGTCAGTCAGGGTGTGCTGCAGGCGCTCTTCGAGTACCAGACGGTGATCTGCCAGGTCACGGGGTTGGAGGTGAGCAACGCGTCGCTGTACGACGGGGCGTCGGCGGCCGCCGAGGCCGTCAACATGGCCATCGGCGCCACGGGCCACTCGCGGGCCGTCCTGGCGGGAGGTGTGCCACCGGCCACAGCCGAGGTGATCCGGACCTTCGCCCATCCCCGCGGCCTGGACGTCACCGACGCGCCGCTGGCGGGCGACGGGCGGAGCGACGTCGCGGACCTGCCGCAGACGACCGCCGCCTACGTCCTCGCGCAGCCCAACCACCTCGGCGTGATCGAGGACGTCCGGGCGCATGCGGCGGCGGCCCAGGCGGTCGGCGCGCGCTTCGTGGTGGCCTACGACGCGACCGCGGCAGGGCTGCTGCCACGCCCCGGGGAGCAGGGGGCCGACCTGGTGGTCGGCGACGGTCTGCAGCTGGGCAACGGCCTGAACTTCGGCGGACCGTCGTTCGGCTTCCTCGCCGCGCGCCTGACCGACGTGCGCCGCCTGCCCGGCCGCCTGGTCGGCGAGACCGTGGACATGCGCGGCACGCGCGGGTACGTGCTGACGCTGCAGGCGCGCGAGCAGCACATCCGGCGCGAGAAGGCCACAAGCAACATCTGCACCAACCAGACCCTGAACGCCCTGGCGGGGTTGCTGTACCTGGTGTGGCTCGGACCGCGGGGTCTGGCCGAGCTCGCCACCAGCTGCTTGCAGCGCGCCCACCACCTCGCCCGCCGGCTGACCGCCGTGCAGCGGGTGCGGCTGGCGGTGTCCGCCCCGTTCTTCAAGGAGTTCGCGCTGCGGGTGCCCGGCGACCCGGCGACGTTCGTGGAGCGCATCGCTGACGAGGGGTACCTGGTCGGACCGGTCGTCGAAGGTGGTGCGGCCGACGGCGCGGTCCTCGTCGCGGTCACCGAACGGCGGACCGCCCAGGAGGCCGACGGGCTGGTGCAGGCGGTTAGCCGGGTCGCCAAGGAGGCCGCGTGA
- a CDS encoding helix-turn-helix domain-containing protein, with amino-acid sequence MSKIGELVRRARLGKDMTQAELAERLNMSEARIDDFERGDETPSPDTLGDIEDALGLSPGQIAREAGVVEGP; translated from the coding sequence TTGTCGAAGATCGGTGAGCTGGTCCGACGAGCCAGGCTCGGCAAGGACATGACGCAAGCCGAGCTCGCCGAGCGCCTCAACATGAGCGAAGCGCGTATCGACGACTTCGAACGAGGCGATGAGACGCCATCGCCCGACACACTTGGCGATATCGAGGACGCCCTGGGTCTCTCTCCGGGTCAGATCGCGCGGGAGGCCGGCGTGGTGGAGGGACCCTGA
- a CDS encoding response regulator produces the protein MVGIDVERRVLVADDEPDVRLIVRLQLQRAGWVVDEAASGEEVLQRFQTGELHALVIDQRMAGISGLDTARALIDLGYDLPIVLFSAYLTPDVEVCARDLGLITLAKSEITTLADTLHALLEC, from the coding sequence GTGGTAGGCATCGACGTCGAACGCCGAGTGCTGGTCGCCGACGACGAGCCCGACGTGCGCTTGATCGTCCGGCTGCAGTTGCAACGGGCCGGCTGGGTCGTCGACGAGGCCGCGTCCGGCGAGGAGGTCCTGCAACGGTTCCAAACCGGCGAATTGCACGCGCTCGTCATCGACCAGCGCATGGCCGGGATCAGCGGGCTGGACACGGCACGGGCGCTGATCGATCTCGGCTACGACCTCCCGATCGTGCTCTTCTCCGCGTACCTCACGCCGGACGTCGAGGTCTGTGCTCGCGACCTCGGATTGATCACGCTGGCGAAATCGGAGATCACGACGCTCGCCGACACGTTGCACGCGCTGCTCGAGTGCTGA
- a CDS encoding transcriptional repressor — MTADPRPPATAAVGEVLREHGYRLTQPRQLVWDVLREAGDHLTAEEIADRVQRRSPGINLASVYRSLALLSDLELVRESRLGESGAARWELAHPDEHFHLVCETCGEVAHHVGNLVEQVRQHLSAGHGFHVDSVELVVTGRCAECAP; from the coding sequence GTGACCGCCGACCCGCGACCCCCCGCAACCGCCGCGGTGGGCGAGGTTCTGCGCGAGCACGGTTACCGCCTCACCCAGCCGCGCCAGCTGGTGTGGGACGTGCTCCGCGAAGCGGGCGACCACCTGACGGCTGAGGAGATCGCCGACCGCGTCCAACGCCGCAGCCCGGGCATCAACCTGGCGTCGGTGTACCGGTCGCTGGCGCTGCTGTCCGACCTGGAGCTCGTCCGCGAGTCACGGCTGGGGGAGAGCGGCGCGGCACGGTGGGAGCTGGCGCACCCCGACGAGCACTTCCACCTGGTGTGCGAGACCTGTGGCGAGGTCGCCCACCACGTCGGCAACCTCGTGGAACAGGTCCGCCAGCACCTGTCGGCTGGGCACGGGTTCCACGTCGACTCCGTGGAACTGGTCGTGACCGGTCGATGCGCCGAATGTGCCCCGTGA
- a CDS encoding leucyl aminopeptidase, with protein sequence MPTLPALRATTDDPLASRTAALAVPVFKGDIEAPGAEAALRAVGLDGVPRDADFTGALGDVRSLAAPGLGVQRLVLIGLGRMDALSDEALRRAGGALTRAIGAEVDDITTTLPLVHPTDDAFRAVAEGLLLGAYRYQGHRRSRPPRLRRVDLAVPSAFSDDVTNLLRRAEVHAAAQCTARDLVNTPAGELGPDDLARRAAEAAGATCDVEIWDETRLEQERCGGILAVGQGAERPPRLLILRYQPDGAVARIALVGKGIVFDTGGLNLKRPADRMPAMKADMAGAAAVIATCAALAELDVAVEVLGVCALAENAVSGRAQRPGDVVATRDGTTVEVLDTDAEGRVVLADALAYAVEHDPEGLVDVATLTGAAAHAVGRRAIAAFGDDEDLVRQLLAAAQAAGEATWRLPMWAELEDNLDSEVADLNNTGDGEHDDRAGATMGALFLRRFVRGVPWVHLDMPSAWAETARYHLPQGGTGTGVRTLLRWLELASPVRPAPSRHAPGSARR encoded by the coding sequence GTGCCCACGCTGCCGGCGCTCCGCGCCACCACCGACGATCCGCTGGCGTCGCGCACGGCAGCCCTGGCCGTCCCGGTGTTCAAGGGCGACATCGAGGCGCCCGGCGCTGAAGCGGCGCTGCGGGCGGTCGGCTTGGACGGCGTGCCCCGCGATGCTGACTTCACCGGCGCGCTCGGCGATGTCCGCAGCCTCGCCGCGCCGGGTCTGGGCGTCCAACGGCTCGTCCTGATCGGACTGGGCCGGATGGACGCGCTCAGCGACGAGGCGCTGCGCCGCGCGGGCGGGGCGCTGACGCGGGCGATCGGCGCCGAGGTCGACGACATCACCACCACCCTGCCGCTCGTTCACCCGACCGACGATGCCTTCCGCGCCGTGGCGGAGGGGCTGCTGCTGGGCGCGTACCGCTACCAGGGCCACCGCCGGTCGAGGCCGCCGCGGCTGCGCCGCGTCGATCTGGCCGTCCCGTCGGCGTTCTCCGACGACGTCACGAACCTCCTGCGCCGGGCGGAGGTGCACGCCGCGGCGCAGTGCACGGCCCGCGACCTGGTCAACACCCCCGCTGGGGAGCTCGGGCCCGACGACCTGGCGCGCCGCGCGGCCGAGGCGGCCGGTGCGACCTGCGACGTCGAGATCTGGGACGAGACCCGGCTGGAACAGGAACGCTGCGGCGGGATCCTCGCCGTCGGGCAGGGTGCGGAGCGCCCGCCGCGCCTGCTGATCCTGCGCTACCAGCCGGACGGCGCCGTCGCCCGGATCGCGCTGGTCGGAAAGGGCATCGTGTTCGACACCGGCGGGCTCAACCTCAAACGACCCGCCGACCGGATGCCGGCGATGAAGGCCGACATGGCCGGCGCCGCAGCCGTGATCGCGACCTGCGCTGCGCTGGCGGAACTCGACGTCGCCGTGGAGGTGCTCGGCGTCTGCGCGCTGGCGGAGAACGCCGTGTCGGGACGCGCGCAGCGCCCAGGCGACGTGGTGGCGACGCGCGACGGCACCACGGTGGAGGTGCTGGATACCGACGCGGAGGGCCGGGTGGTCCTGGCAGATGCGCTGGCGTACGCCGTCGAGCACGACCCCGAGGGGCTGGTCGACGTGGCCACGCTCACAGGTGCGGCGGCGCACGCGGTGGGACGGCGGGCCATCGCCGCGTTCGGCGACGACGAGGACCTGGTACGCCAGCTGCTCGCCGCGGCGCAGGCGGCGGGCGAGGCTACCTGGCGCCTGCCGATGTGGGCGGAGCTCGAGGACAACCTCGACTCGGAGGTCGCGGATCTCAACAACACCGGAGACGGGGAACACGACGACCGGGCCGGGGCGACCATGGGGGCCCTGTTCCTGCGCCGGTTCGTCCGTGGCGTGCCGTGGGTCCACCTGGACATGCCGTCCGCCTGGGCGGAGACCGCCCGCTACCACCTCCCCCAGGGGGGGACCGGGACGGGCGTGCGGACGCTGCTGCGGTGGCTGGAGTTGGCGAGCCCGGTCAGGCCGGCGCCGTCCCGTCACGCACCTGGATCTGCGCGAAGATGA
- a CDS encoding aconitate hydratase, protein MGLNVAKKIIQAHLVEGDMQSGDPIGIRIDQSLTQDATGTLVMLELEAMGLDRVKTELSAQYVDHNVIQEDHKNPDDHLFLKSACERFGIWYSRPGNGVSHPVHQERFGKPGATMAGSDSHTPAAGAIGMVAIGSGGLDVALAMAGEPLRIKMPRIWGVKLVGELPDWVSAKDVILEMLRRHDVDGGVGKIVEYYGPGLAALSCMDRHVIANMGAEMGATTTVFPADAEVRRFLEQQGRADDFTEIVADDDATYDEHEEIDLSQLEPLIALPTSPGNVVPVRQVAGEDIAQSYVGSSANPGYRDFAVAAEICRLAGRQVHPRVSLDVNPTSRQILENLARDGHLLSLLHAGARIHQAGCNGCIGMGQAPATDVISLRTVPRNFPGRTGTREDRVYLCSPETATASALTGVITDPRDLEDGFAMAYPRIDEPDEIILNAEMLLAPPPRDQARQVAIRKGPNIASIPDMEPLPDHVVVPVLLKVGDNVSTDEILPAGTRVLPFRSNIPAISRFAFDILDRTYHDRALEVREPGQANGIDLTGGHAVVGGKNYGQGSSREHAALAPRYLGLRLVLTKDYARIHWQNLINFGLLPLTFVDEADHDGIAQGDLLRISGLRKAVATGNDIEVDNVTKGTSFPATHQLSERQVDVLLQGGIIPWMKQRLSASDTADIAVVEAEPGR, encoded by the coding sequence GTGGGTCTGAACGTCGCGAAGAAGATCATCCAGGCTCACCTCGTCGAAGGCGACATGCAGTCCGGCGACCCGATCGGGATCCGGATCGATCAGTCGCTGACACAGGACGCAACCGGAACCCTGGTGATGCTCGAGCTCGAAGCCATGGGCCTCGACCGCGTCAAGACCGAGCTGTCCGCGCAGTACGTCGACCACAACGTCATCCAGGAGGATCACAAGAACCCCGACGACCACCTGTTCCTCAAGTCGGCCTGTGAACGGTTCGGGATCTGGTACAGCCGGCCCGGGAACGGCGTCTCACACCCGGTCCACCAGGAGCGTTTCGGCAAGCCCGGAGCGACCATGGCCGGGTCGGACAGCCACACCCCTGCCGCGGGCGCGATCGGGATGGTGGCGATCGGGTCGGGCGGCCTGGACGTCGCCCTGGCCATGGCCGGCGAGCCGCTGCGGATCAAGATGCCCCGGATCTGGGGCGTGAAGCTCGTCGGGGAGCTGCCCGATTGGGTGTCGGCCAAGGACGTCATCCTGGAGATGCTCCGCCGCCACGACGTGGACGGCGGCGTCGGGAAGATCGTCGAGTACTACGGACCGGGGCTCGCAGCGCTGTCGTGCATGGACCGGCACGTGATCGCAAACATGGGCGCGGAGATGGGCGCCACCACAACGGTGTTCCCCGCCGACGCCGAGGTCCGTCGCTTCCTGGAACAGCAGGGCCGCGCCGACGACTTCACCGAGATCGTTGCTGACGACGACGCCACCTACGACGAGCACGAGGAGATCGACCTGTCGCAGTTGGAGCCGCTGATCGCGCTCCCGACCAGCCCGGGCAACGTCGTCCCGGTGCGCCAGGTCGCCGGTGAGGACATCGCGCAGTCCTACGTCGGCTCGTCGGCCAACCCCGGCTACCGCGACTTCGCCGTGGCCGCGGAGATCTGTCGGCTGGCGGGGCGCCAGGTGCACCCGCGGGTGTCGCTCGACGTGAACCCCACCTCCCGCCAGATCCTGGAGAACCTGGCCCGTGACGGGCACCTGCTGTCTTTGCTGCATGCCGGGGCGCGAATCCACCAAGCCGGGTGCAACGGCTGCATCGGAATGGGTCAGGCGCCCGCCACCGACGTCATCAGCTTGCGGACGGTCCCGCGGAACTTCCCCGGGCGGACCGGGACACGCGAGGACAGGGTGTACCTGTGCAGCCCCGAGACGGCCACCGCGTCGGCGCTGACCGGCGTGATCACCGACCCGCGTGACCTCGAGGACGGGTTCGCGATGGCCTACCCGCGAATCGACGAACCCGACGAGATCATCCTCAACGCCGAGATGCTGCTCGCCCCGCCACCTCGAGACCAGGCCCGCCAGGTCGCCATCCGCAAGGGCCCCAACATCGCGTCGATCCCCGACATGGAGCCGCTGCCCGACCACGTCGTGGTCCCGGTGCTGCTGAAGGTCGGCGACAACGTCTCGACCGACGAGATCCTCCCCGCGGGGACGCGCGTTCTCCCGTTCCGCTCCAACATCCCCGCGATCAGTCGCTTCGCGTTCGACATCCTGGATCGCACCTACCACGACCGCGCGCTCGAGGTCCGGGAACCGGGGCAGGCCAACGGGATCGACTTGACCGGCGGACACGCGGTCGTCGGGGGGAAGAACTACGGGCAGGGATCGTCACGGGAGCACGCGGCGCTGGCGCCCCGCTACCTCGGGCTCCGCCTGGTCCTCACCAAGGACTACGCACGCATCCACTGGCAGAACCTGATCAACTTCGGGCTGCTGCCGTTGACGTTCGTGGACGAGGCCGACCACGACGGCATCGCTCAAGGTGACCTGCTGCGGATCAGTGGCTTGCGCAAGGCCGTCGCGACCGGGAACGACATCGAGGTCGACAACGTCACCAAAGGCACCAGCTTCCCTGCGACCCACCAGTTGTCCGAGCGGCAGGTCGACGTGCTGCTGCAGGGTGGCATCATCCCGTGGATGAAGCAGCGGCTCAGCGCCAGCGACACCGCAGACATCGCAGTGGTCGAGGCCGAGCCCGGCCGGTGA